A section of the Streptomyces sp. V3I8 genome encodes:
- a CDS encoding roadblock/LC7 domain-containing protein has product MIQQRANFDWMLKELSDGVYGTRQVVVLSADGLRIARYGGDPDAADRIAAACAGLQSLAGAVATEIPDTDGKMRMVIIEMEGGYFYMMAAGPNAYLAVLAEAHVDAGLMSARMRDLVVRIGAHLTSPPRRNGQTV; this is encoded by the coding sequence GTGATCCAGCAGCGCGCCAATTTCGACTGGATGCTCAAGGAGCTGTCCGACGGGGTGTACGGGACCCGGCAGGTCGTCGTGCTCTCCGCGGACGGTCTGCGCATCGCCCGGTACGGCGGCGACCCCGACGCCGCCGACCGCATCGCCGCCGCCTGCGCCGGCCTGCAGAGCCTCGCCGGGGCCGTCGCCACCGAGATCCCCGACACCGACGGCAAGATGCGCATGGTGATCATCGAGATGGAGGGCGGCTACTTCTACATGATGGCCGCGGGGCCCAACGCCTACCTCGCGGTACTGGCGGAGGCCCATGTCGACGCCGGACTCATGAGCGCCCGGATGCGTGACCTCGTCGTCCGCATCGGTGCGCACCTCACGAGTCCGCCCCGGCGGAACGGGCAGACCGTATGA